Proteins encoded by one window of Pirellulales bacterium:
- a CDS encoding sulfatase-like hydrolase/transferase: MVSFYGLIGVLAVSATTKGKLRAEDRLPNVVLIIADDHHWADYGFMGHPHIRTPQLDRLAAESLVYERGYVPASLCAPSLASILTGLYPHEHGIVCNDPPPGTAAADRQRQRSAAFVRGRAVLNAAIERLPTIPRLLAPLGYESLQTGKWWQGGYRVGGFTQGMTHGDEARGGRHGDAGLAIGRSTLAPIAEFLDATDATDKPFFLWYAPMLPHQPHDARAELVESYREAAPSEQVARYWANITRFDETCGELLNLVARHSEAERTLVIYLADNGWIQDPAADRYAPRSKQSPYEGGLRTPIVVRFPGRAAPRRVTQPVSSLDVLPTIAAATGVMPSAGCSGVDLLDAAAVERRDAIFGEVLLHTAQSLDDPAENLRFRWIVQGRRKLIVPDAVNEPAAKVELYDVEADPREETNLAEQLPREVAELRQRLDAWWPGRRAD, translated from the coding sequence ATGGTCAGCTTCTACGGGCTTATCGGGGTGCTGGCTGTTAGTGCCACGACAAAGGGCAAACTCCGTGCCGAAGACCGCCTGCCCAACGTGGTGCTGATCATTGCCGATGACCACCACTGGGCAGACTACGGCTTCATGGGGCATCCGCACATTCGCACCCCCCAGCTCGATCGGCTGGCCGCGGAAAGCCTGGTCTATGAGCGCGGCTATGTCCCGGCTTCGCTCTGCGCTCCGAGCCTGGCGTCGATCCTGACCGGACTGTACCCACACGAACACGGCATCGTTTGCAACGACCCGCCCCCGGGCACCGCTGCCGCCGATCGGCAGCGTCAGCGCTCGGCGGCATTCGTGCGTGGCAGGGCGGTTCTCAACGCGGCAATCGAGCGCTTGCCAACGATCCCGCGGCTGCTGGCACCCCTGGGATATGAAAGCCTGCAGACGGGCAAATGGTGGCAGGGGGGCTACCGGGTCGGGGGCTTTACTCAGGGCATGACCCACGGCGACGAAGCACGCGGCGGCCGCCATGGCGACGCGGGGCTCGCCATCGGGCGTTCGACACTGGCGCCAATTGCCGAGTTTCTCGATGCTACCGATGCCACGGACAAGCCCTTTTTTCTCTGGTATGCGCCGATGCTGCCGCACCAGCCGCATGACGCCCGGGCCGAGCTGGTCGAATCGTACCGCGAGGCCGCCCCGAGCGAGCAAGTGGCACGCTATTGGGCCAACATTACGCGGTTCGACGAGACCTGTGGCGAGCTGCTGAACCTGGTCGCACGGCACAGCGAGGCCGAGCGCACGCTCGTGATCTACCTGGCGGATAACGGCTGGATTCAAGATCCCGCTGCGGACCGCTATGCCCCGCGCTCGAAGCAATCGCCTTATGAAGGCGGTTTGCGGACGCCGATCGTGGTGCGGTTCCCCGGCCGGGCGGCGCCCCGCCGGGTGACGCAGCCGGTCAGTTCGCTCGACGTCCTGCCGACGATTGCCGCAGCGACGGGTGTGATGCCCTCGGCGGGCTGCTCAGGCGTCGATCTGCTCGACGCGGCCGCCGTCGAACGGCGCGACGCGATCTTCGGCGAGGTGCTGCTACACACCGCCCAGTCGCTCGACGATCCTGCGGAGAATCTACGCTTTCGCTGGATCGTTCAAGGGCGGCGCAAGCTAATCGTGCCCGATGCCGTCAATGAACCGGCGGCCAAAGTCGAGCTGTACGACGTGGAAGCCGATCCGCGCGAGGAGACCAATCTCGCGGAGCAGCTTCCCCGCGAAGTGGCCGAGCTCCGGCAACGGCTCGATGCCTGGTGGCCGGGACGGCGGGCCGACTAG
- a CDS encoding NUDIX hydrolase yields the protein MLAVRLQANNEACRGKAVPADEELLSTPRFRVVRRQATDRRGRFYQRETVVHPGAVAILPLVDDQRVCLIRNYRISVDQQLWEIPAGTREPGEEPLVTAQRELLEETGYRAARWQPLAEFYVSPGILTERMYLFVAEDLAEGEARTEAGEDIERQVLRWPEVWDLVARGEIQDAKTLTALLLYERGQRLAQGG from the coding sequence ATGTTAGCAGTGAGGTTGCAGGCGAACAACGAAGCGTGCAGAGGAAAGGCCGTGCCAGCAGACGAAGAACTCCTGTCGACGCCGAGATTTCGGGTCGTGCGCCGGCAGGCCACCGATCGGAGGGGACGCTTCTATCAGCGCGAAACCGTCGTCCATCCGGGCGCGGTGGCGATTCTGCCGCTGGTCGACGACCAGCGGGTGTGCCTGATCCGCAATTACCGGATTTCGGTCGATCAGCAGCTCTGGGAAATTCCTGCCGGCACGCGGGAACCGGGCGAGGAGCCGCTGGTCACCGCGCAACGGGAACTCCTCGAAGAGACGGGCTATCGGGCGGCACGCTGGCAGCCCTTGGCCGAATTCTACGTCTCGCCGGGCATCCTGACCGAGCGGATGTATCTGTTCGTCGCCGAGGATTTGGCCGAGGGCGAGGCCCGCACCGAGGCCGGCGAGGACATCGAGCGCCAGGTGCTCCGCTGGCCGGAAGTCTGGGACCTGGTAGCGCGGGGCGAAATTCAAGACGCAAAAACGCTCACCGCGCTGTTGCTTTACGAACGCGGACAGCGATTGGCCCAAGGGGGTTGA
- a CDS encoding sugar nucleotide-binding protein, whose translation MPLGCAPVAPPPLPLLITGVAGVAGYNAFHYFQQLYPGQVIGIRQRENWRLAGPGIVACDAEDEAGVAELFDKHRFAAVLDCAGNCALKPCELNPDMAWRINVAGVRNLLEALARWPARLVHLSIDLVYSGTRGGSHVESDWTDPVTVYGHTMAAAEELIRAADPTACILRISLPMGISFNGHAGAIDWIQSRFKHGRPATLYFDEVRTPTYTDCMNELFAEVLARPNLGGLFHAGGPRRLSLYEIAQIVNRVGGYDPRLLQGIPRREAGPIPPRAGDVSLDSTKLARTLGRDPFDPWPWGPSWVPTHLQWHFERASGEPGSKQLLAQWLYRNPRRWQLATDG comes from the coding sequence GTGCCGCTGGGCTGCGCGCCGGTTGCGCCGCCGCCGCTCCCGCTGTTGATCACCGGCGTAGCCGGGGTCGCCGGGTACAACGCCTTTCACTATTTCCAACAACTCTATCCCGGCCAGGTGATCGGCATCCGCCAGCGAGAAAACTGGCGGCTGGCCGGGCCGGGCATCGTCGCCTGCGACGCCGAGGACGAGGCCGGTGTCGCGGAGCTGTTCGACAAACATCGGTTCGCCGCGGTGCTCGATTGCGCCGGTAATTGTGCGCTGAAGCCCTGCGAGCTCAATCCCGACATGGCGTGGCGGATCAATGTCGCGGGCGTGAGGAACTTGCTCGAGGCCCTGGCGCGGTGGCCGGCGAGGTTGGTGCACCTGTCGATCGACCTGGTGTATTCCGGCACCCGCGGCGGCAGCCACGTCGAGAGCGACTGGACCGATCCGGTAACGGTCTATGGCCACACGATGGCGGCCGCCGAGGAGCTGATTCGCGCGGCAGACCCGACGGCCTGCATCCTGCGCATTTCGCTGCCGATGGGCATCAGCTTCAACGGCCATGCCGGGGCGATCGATTGGATTCAATCGCGTTTCAAGCACGGACGCCCGGCGACGCTGTATTTCGACGAGGTCCGCACGCCGACGTACACGGACTGCATGAACGAGCTGTTCGCCGAAGTCCTGGCGCGGCCCAATCTTGGCGGCCTGTTCCATGCCGGTGGCCCCCGGCGGCTGAGCCTGTACGAGATCGCCCAGATCGTCAACCGCGTCGGCGGCTACGACCCGCGGCTGCTGCAGGGCATTCCGCGGCGCGAAGCCGGGCCGATCCCTCCCCGGGCCGGCGACGTCTCGCTCGACTCGACCAAGCTAGCACGCACGCTGGGGCGCGATCCCTTCGACCCCTGGCCGTGGGGCCCAAGCTGGGTCCCCACGCATCTCCAGTGGCACTTCGAACGCGCGTCCGGTGAACCGGGTTCGAAGCAATTGTTGGCCCAATGGCTGTACCGCAATCCGCGCCGCTGGCAGCTTGCAACCGACGGCTGA
- a CDS encoding DUF1571 domain-containing protein, which produces MPPGDLHPQAGEHPLAPLVRWGRESLPALRSIQDYTSTFVKRERIDGRLGQHEYFELKVRQQPFSVYVGKLGRDQQKTQESIYVEGANRGMMWVHSERYRYLGTLSLYPDSPRVMRESRHPVTSAGIVNLVEQLTTLGEAEIKAGPCDVQVIEDTKINGRPCLCVVARHDEQRPGVRFHLVRVFIDRELNVPVRYESYWFPAQPGGKPALLEEYTYLNLQFNQQLSGAAFDIANGAYRFPPLEDQPVVAQTQGDREPAAKRRAFKTVGDGHPLRPVLALLEQADDELQAIGQYECLLTMRQSRDGRLQPYQHLLIKQRLAPEGLYMRFLGPGEPRGREVLAAAGKFDEQLLLGEDGATVSSPKRVAPGSAEAREGLRRPINELTMSAIVRSFREQCERETRFGECNVYYLEEVLLDKRPCMCVVVTHPMARKSFRFNELRFYFDRDHNLLTRVQAYDWPRSTGQLPQLVEEYNFRNVQRQPELIDLDFDPANPEYGFSRTPRLGKLD; this is translated from the coding sequence GTGCCGCCCGGCGATTTGCACCCGCAGGCGGGCGAACATCCGCTCGCTCCGCTGGTTCGCTGGGGACGCGAAAGCCTTCCGGCGCTGCGCTCGATCCAGGACTACACCAGCACCTTCGTCAAACGCGAACGGATCGACGGCCGCCTGGGCCAGCACGAGTATTTCGAGCTCAAGGTCCGCCAGCAACCCTTCAGCGTCTACGTCGGCAAATTGGGCCGCGACCAGCAGAAGACCCAGGAGTCGATCTACGTCGAGGGGGCCAATCGGGGCATGATGTGGGTCCACAGCGAACGCTACCGCTACTTGGGTACGTTGTCGCTGTATCCGGACTCGCCGCGCGTGATGCGCGAAAGCCGGCACCCGGTCACCAGCGCCGGCATCGTCAACCTGGTCGAACAATTGACCACGCTCGGCGAGGCTGAGATCAAGGCGGGCCCCTGCGACGTGCAGGTCATCGAAGATACGAAGATCAACGGCCGTCCGTGCCTGTGCGTCGTGGCCCGGCACGACGAGCAACGTCCGGGTGTAAGGTTTCACCTGGTTCGCGTGTTCATCGACCGCGAATTGAACGTGCCCGTGCGCTATGAATCGTATTGGTTTCCCGCACAGCCCGGCGGCAAGCCGGCGCTGCTCGAGGAATACACCTATCTGAACTTGCAGTTCAACCAACAACTTTCCGGCGCAGCCTTCGATATCGCCAACGGGGCCTATCGCTTCCCGCCGCTTGAGGATCAGCCGGTCGTCGCGCAAACGCAAGGCGACCGCGAGCCGGCTGCCAAACGTCGCGCCTTCAAGACGGTCGGCGACGGCCATCCTTTGCGCCCGGTGTTGGCCTTGCTCGAACAGGCCGACGACGAGTTGCAAGCGATCGGCCAGTACGAATGTCTGCTGACGATGCGCCAATCGCGGGACGGGCGTCTGCAGCCCTACCAACACCTGCTGATCAAGCAGCGGTTGGCCCCCGAGGGGCTCTACATGCGATTCCTGGGCCCTGGCGAGCCGCGCGGGCGTGAGGTCCTGGCAGCCGCGGGCAAGTTCGACGAACAGTTGCTGCTCGGCGAAGACGGCGCGACCGTGTCGTCGCCCAAGCGCGTCGCCCCGGGCAGCGCCGAAGCACGCGAGGGTCTGCGTCGCCCCATCAACGAATTGACGATGTCGGCCATCGTCCGTTCGTTCCGTGAGCAATGCGAACGCGAAACCCGATTTGGCGAGTGCAACGTCTACTACCTCGAAGAGGTGCTGCTGGACAAGCGGCCCTGCATGTGCGTGGTGGTGACCCACCCCATGGCGCGAAAGAGCTTCCGCTTCAACGAGCTGCGGTTCTACTTCGACCGGGACCACAACCTGCTGACGCGCGTCCAGGCCTACGATTGGCCGCGCTCAACCGGCCAATTGCCGCAGCTCGTCGAGGAATACAACTTCCGCAACGTGCAGCGGCAGCCGGAGCTGATCGACCTCGACTTCGACCCGGCCAACCCCGAGTACGGCTTCAGCCGCACGCCGCGGCTGGGAAAGCTGGACTAA
- a CDS encoding protein kinase, producing the protein MRTAAPAELVALLEELGLAERPAFAAVRGRVRRFPRELAAFDAPWIDALQRAGTLTPWQAAELHAGRGRTLALGPFHLLAPLPCAYWARVYCARHRDSHRAVRLVVCPCPESARDELLAKFSRQIASAALVEDPRLTLPYEAGWEHGQVWIAQPLGTGEPAALRVAHRGRFGPPVVHELARQMTAALAELARHDLVHGDLSAFTLLLESESDSITLCDGLIRPVARPYEGFDRLDVPAEALDYLAPQRATDAAPCSPSTDLYACGLLWWHLLAGRPPLAAGSSLGKLQAAAVPRVPDIRRIAPDTPRPLSEAIRACLQPRPERRPGSFAELGALLGGTSAPARRRATASRPSPAHRRSRVSSYAAPLLATAAAVLVLAATATVAWPRIARHARSHAATQAVTPFAAPPTAAGPTKPSAVQPASHHPDPDTIRIDGTVVRLPGNQRIGLERLKLRTGQTVRPPDGQRTTLVVGPNGLAIDGDRLQFEDIDFVHRRSGGQASAAALLRLRAGTATFVHCTFDGTASSTALSPAINWQIAATPGDELSTARLELRDCVLRHLRTGVDVAHGQATSLRLLNCLILGPGAVVRLGQAPSADAPVRIALEQATVRDAAGLIEMHARVQASSVGSLVIDASDSVFAPPAGSALLTFQDPPDEGWLQSIAWRGQGSVVLPGVMFAAGLDRTGVLRPVAEEGLSVAGLVRGAVEFAGPAKSNPAASEIVRWQVPLIADHPPGIDAQRLHDTTGPVTMAERP; encoded by the coding sequence GTGCGCACGGCTGCGCCCGCCGAACTCGTTGCGCTGTTGGAGGAGCTCGGCCTGGCCGAACGTCCGGCGTTTGCCGCCGTGCGCGGCCGCGTGCGTCGGTTTCCGCGCGAGCTGGCCGCCTTCGACGCCCCGTGGATTGACGCCCTGCAGCGGGCCGGAACATTAACGCCCTGGCAAGCCGCTGAATTGCATGCAGGGCGAGGGCGAACGCTGGCGTTGGGGCCATTCCATCTATTGGCGCCGCTGCCCTGCGCCTACTGGGCCCGCGTCTATTGTGCCCGCCACCGCGATTCGCATCGGGCGGTGAGATTGGTCGTCTGTCCTTGCCCGGAATCGGCCCGCGACGAGCTGTTAGCAAAGTTTTCGCGGCAGATCGCCTCGGCGGCGCTGGTCGAAGATCCGCGCCTGACATTGCCCTATGAAGCGGGTTGGGAACACGGCCAGGTGTGGATTGCGCAGCCGTTGGGAACCGGCGAACCGGCGGCCTTGCGTGTCGCGCATCGCGGACGGTTCGGCCCGCCGGTGGTTCACGAACTCGCGCGGCAAATGACCGCCGCACTTGCAGAGCTGGCTCGGCACGACTTGGTCCACGGCGATCTCTCGGCGTTTACGCTGCTGCTGGAGTCCGAGAGCGATTCGATCACGCTGTGCGACGGGCTGATTCGCCCTGTCGCGCGTCCGTACGAAGGTTTTGATCGGCTCGACGTTCCGGCCGAGGCCCTCGACTACCTCGCCCCCCAGCGTGCCACTGATGCGGCCCCTTGCTCGCCGTCCACTGATCTCTATGCCTGCGGTCTGCTCTGGTGGCATCTGCTGGCTGGCCGGCCACCGCTGGCGGCAGGTAGTTCGCTGGGCAAACTTCAAGCGGCCGCGGTCCCGCGCGTTCCCGACATTCGGCGCATCGCGCCGGACACCCCCCGGCCACTCAGCGAGGCGATTCGCGCCTGCCTCCAACCCCGGCCCGAACGGCGACCCGGCAGTTTTGCCGAGCTCGGCGCATTATTGGGCGGCACTTCCGCGCCGGCACGTCGTCGCGCCACTGCATCGCGGCCGAGTCCAGCACACCGGCGATCGCGTGTTTCGAGCTACGCGGCGCCACTGCTGGCCACGGCGGCGGCCGTGCTGGTCTTGGCCGCCACAGCGACCGTCGCCTGGCCGCGTATCGCGAGGCACGCGCGCTCGCATGCCGCAACCCAGGCGGTCACACCTTTTGCTGCGCCCCCGACCGCCGCTGGGCCCACGAAGCCCTCAGCGGTTCAACCCGCTTCGCATCACCCGGACCCAGACACGATTCGGATCGATGGCACCGTCGTGCGTCTGCCGGGCAATCAGCGCATTGGCCTGGAGCGATTAAAACTGCGCACGGGCCAGACGGTCCGTCCCCCCGACGGCCAGCGTACGACCCTGGTCGTCGGGCCCAACGGCCTGGCGATCGACGGGGATCGATTGCAATTCGAGGACATCGACTTTGTTCACCGTCGATCGGGCGGGCAGGCATCGGCGGCGGCCCTACTTCGGCTGCGCGCCGGAACTGCCACGTTCGTCCATTGCACGTTCGATGGCACCGCTTCGTCGACGGCCTTATCGCCGGCGATCAACTGGCAGATTGCGGCCACGCCCGGCGACGAATTGAGCACCGCAAGACTGGAGCTGCGCGATTGCGTCCTGCGACACTTGCGCACGGGGGTCGACGTTGCTCACGGCCAGGCCACATCATTACGGCTGCTCAACTGCCTGATCCTGGGCCCGGGCGCAGTCGTCCGGCTCGGCCAGGCTCCGTCCGCCGACGCGCCGGTCCGCATCGCACTGGAGCAAGCAACCGTCCGCGACGCGGCGGGGCTGATCGAGATGCACGCGCGAGTACAGGCAAGCAGCGTCGGCTCTCTGGTGATCGACGCCAGCGACTCGGTCTTTGCGCCGCCCGCCGGGAGTGCTTTGCTGACCTTTCAAGACCCGCCCGACGAAGGCTGGCTGCAATCGATCGCCTGGCGCGGACAGGGTTCGGTGGTCCTGCCGGGAGTGATGTTCGCGGCCGGGCTGGATCGAACCGGCGTACTTCGTCCTGTAGCTGAAGAGGGCTTAAGCGTCGCCGGGCTGGTGCGCGGCGCGGTGGAATTCGCTGGACCGGCGAAATCCAACCCCGCGGCATCCGAAATCGTGCGCTGGCAGGTCCCTTTGATCGCCGATCACCCGCCGGGCATCGATGCGCAACGCCTTCACGACACAACGGGCCCGGTCACAATGGCCGAACGCCCCTAG
- a CDS encoding MotA/TolQ/ExbB proton channel family protein: MDEPQVTQRKPSRKLPFDLSMILAAGLTVAFYVAVEREPLRHTVLYRYTTEHAVEYVVVGFFIWGLADLLLRALNLPREHMALRHDWLPARQGLRPASEAAALLETVQSQPSWLLESRMGQRLSRALKFVADKRSAADFDQYLRSLADEDEDRTHAHYGLARLVCWVMPVLGFLGTVVHFGTALSGISFDKINEQLSSVVGQMGTAFNTTTAAIACSIATMLVLFLCERAEREQVRAVDRLVEEELLHRFEVADASMAPYLDSLNATGKALFATIGDLSQQQQAAMTRALTAWQQQAEQRLQQQHELWEQSHARLQEQLEARETASEARLAQLLAAVEQRRDEQQAQSLIAARQLAEVRDGLARLTDSLVELSRNDGRMTELQATLADNLRVLRESNQLEEAMHSLTAAIHLMTAPYRNSAAPPTTRSKKNAA; encoded by the coding sequence ATGGACGAGCCGCAGGTAACTCAACGCAAGCCGTCGCGCAAGCTGCCGTTCGATCTGTCGATGATCCTGGCGGCAGGCCTGACCGTGGCTTTTTATGTGGCGGTCGAGCGCGAGCCGTTGCGCCACACGGTGTTGTATCGCTATACGACCGAACATGCCGTCGAGTACGTCGTGGTCGGCTTCTTCATCTGGGGCCTGGCCGACCTGCTGTTGCGCGCGCTCAATCTGCCGCGCGAGCACATGGCCTTGCGCCACGATTGGCTGCCGGCGCGGCAAGGCTTGCGGCCCGCGAGCGAAGCCGCCGCGCTGCTCGAGACCGTGCAATCGCAGCCCTCCTGGCTGCTGGAATCGCGGATGGGACAGCGGCTTTCACGGGCACTGAAATTCGTGGCCGACAAGCGATCGGCCGCCGACTTCGATCAGTATTTGCGCAGCCTGGCCGACGAGGACGAAGATCGCACCCATGCCCATTACGGCCTGGCGCGGCTGGTCTGCTGGGTGATGCCGGTGTTGGGTTTCTTGGGCACCGTGGTGCACTTCGGCACGGCCTTGTCGGGCATCTCGTTCGACAAGATCAACGAACAGCTCTCGAGCGTGGTGGGCCAGATGGGTACGGCCTTCAACACGACGACGGCCGCCATCGCCTGTTCGATCGCGACGATGTTGGTGCTGTTCCTGTGCGAACGCGCCGAGCGCGAACAGGTCCGGGCAGTCGATCGACTGGTCGAGGAAGAATTGCTTCACCGGTTCGAGGTGGCCGACGCCAGCATGGCCCCCTATCTCGATTCGCTCAACGCGACCGGAAAGGCGCTGTTTGCGACGATCGGCGATCTTAGCCAGCAGCAACAGGCCGCGATGACCCGGGCCCTGACCGCCTGGCAGCAGCAGGCCGAACAACGCCTGCAGCAGCAACATGAGCTTTGGGAACAGTCGCACGCGCGTCTGCAGGAACAGCTCGAGGCCCGCGAGACGGCCAGCGAAGCGCGGCTCGCGCAACTGTTGGCGGCCGTCGAACAACGGCGCGACGAACAGCAGGCCCAGTCGCTGATCGCGGCGCGGCAATTGGCCGAGGTTCGCGACGGCCTGGCAAGGCTGACCGATTCGTTGGTCGAGTTGAGCCGCAACGACGGCCGGATGACCGAACTGCAAGCCACGTTGGCCGACAATCTACGTGTCTTGCGCGAATCCAATCAGTTGGAAGAGGCAATGCACAGCCTGACCGCTGCGATCCACCTGATGACCGCGCCCTATCGCAACTCGGCCGCGCCACCAACGACGCGAAGCAAGAAGAACGCGGCTTGA
- a CDS encoding HD-GYP domain-containing protein gives MASTVDILDEDMTLERAEASIHDRAAEVASALRQSLKTKVVVCDGVTGEPLVNRHRGRIAELAPLIQEVASRHKNEFIWEDEPALLIAIPLAERHRAPLVAVAPFLTSEVRANHSLAALGEMLGWSPEELTAWSNEQAPVQAAAILRIVELAVGQWAAHEQIAALRRESASLSHQIAATYEEISFIYRLTHRLKISANDEELGRQVLEWLGAVIPARGFALQFMRPLDPDSPQYTPEDPPAFISSGHCPCDAEQFARLVARLDLGKTNRPFVANGARAAELSVDGIELQSLIVAPLTEGDLSFGYLAAFNHHDDGELGTVEANLLGSIATILGIHSSNTELYRQQAELMAGIVRALTSAIDAKDPYTHGHSDRVARVAVRLGRELGCDAQTLKTIYLGGLLHDIGKIGISDAVLAKPGKLSPEEYEHIKTHVEIGYNILVDLRKLGQILPIVRHHHEAFDGTGYPDALPAHNIPWLARIVALADAFDAMGSDRPYRKGMPETQLDSVLRSGRGKQWDPDVVDAFFRIRDEMRAIAQDTTDPIGPLPLPHFG, from the coding sequence ATGGCCTCCACCGTCGACATCCTTGACGAGGACATGACGCTCGAGCGTGCCGAAGCGTCCATCCACGATCGCGCTGCTGAAGTCGCCAGCGCCCTGCGGCAATCGCTGAAGACCAAGGTCGTCGTCTGCGATGGCGTCACCGGGGAACCGCTTGTCAATCGCCACCGCGGGCGGATCGCCGAGCTGGCTCCCTTGATCCAAGAAGTGGCCTCGCGCCATAAGAACGAATTCATCTGGGAGGACGAGCCGGCGCTGCTGATTGCGATTCCGCTGGCCGAGCGCCATCGGGCACCGCTGGTGGCGGTTGCGCCGTTCCTCACCTCCGAGGTTCGCGCGAACCATAGTTTGGCCGCGCTCGGCGAAATGCTGGGCTGGTCGCCGGAAGAACTGACCGCCTGGTCGAACGAACAGGCGCCGGTGCAGGCTGCGGCCATCTTGCGGATCGTGGAGCTGGCCGTCGGACAATGGGCCGCGCATGAGCAGATCGCAGCCCTGCGGCGCGAGTCGGCCTCGCTATCCCATCAAATCGCCGCCACCTACGAAGAAATCAGCTTCATCTACCGGCTCACGCATCGCCTGAAGATCTCGGCCAACGACGAAGAACTCGGACGCCAGGTGCTCGAGTGGCTCGGCGCGGTCATTCCTGCACGCGGCTTTGCCCTGCAGTTCATGCGGCCGCTCGATCCCGATTCGCCGCAATACACGCCCGAGGACCCCCCGGCGTTTATCTCCAGCGGCCATTGCCCCTGCGACGCCGAGCAATTCGCGCGGCTCGTCGCCCGCCTCGACCTCGGCAAGACGAATCGGCCCTTCGTGGCCAACGGCGCGCGGGCAGCGGAGCTGAGTGTCGACGGCATCGAGTTGCAGTCGCTGATCGTCGCCCCGCTAACCGAGGGCGACTTGTCGTTCGGCTACCTGGCCGCCTTCAACCATCATGACGATGGCGAGCTGGGCACTGTCGAAGCCAATCTGCTGGGCTCGATCGCCACGATCCTCGGCATCCACTCGAGCAACACCGAGCTGTACCGACAGCAGGCCGAGCTCATGGCCGGGATCGTGCGCGCGTTGACCTCGGCGATCGACGCCAAGGACCCGTACACGCACGGCCATAGCGACCGCGTGGCGCGAGTGGCGGTCCGCTTGGGACGCGAATTGGGCTGCGACGCCCAGACCCTCAAGACAATCTACCTCGGCGGCCTGTTGCACGACATCGGCAAAATCGGCATCAGCGACGCCGTGCTGGCCAAGCCCGGCAAGCTCAGCCCGGAAGAGTACGAGCACATCAAAACGCACGTGGAGATCGGCTACAACATCCTCGTCGACCTCCGCAAGCTGGGGCAGATCCTGCCCATCGTCCGTCATCACCACGAGGCGTTCGACGGCACGGGCTATCCCGACGCGCTGCCGGCACACAACATTCCGTGGTTGGCACGAATCGTCGCGCTGGCCGATGCCTTTGACGCGATGGGCAGCGACCGCCCATACCGCAAAGGCATGCCCGAAACGCAGCTCGACTCGGTACTGCGTTCCGGCCGCGGGAAGCAGTGGGATCCCGACGTGGTCGATGCCTTCTTCCGCATCCGCGACGAAATGCGCGCCATTGCCCAAGACACGACCGATCCGATCGGCCCGTTGCCGCTGCCGCATTTCGGCTAG
- a CDS encoding fumarylacetoacetate hydrolase family protein has product MRLCRFRRAGSADDAAARSVEIGFYDERQIVPLIAAAEVHADATHGKLALPKGAEQSDLLAYLLPDGSGRALARKVAAWVEHNADTVTKGLGIPTAEVELLTPIPRPNKLFLLAGNYADHIKEGGGTATERAQTFPYFFMKPPSTTLTDPGKPVQIPSISPATIDWELELGVVIGRKCKAVKEAEALEYVAGYTVFNDISNRKFRPNPGRVTREKDAFFDWLHGKWFDGFCPCGPCVTSADAIGDPQALAMKLTLNGDVRQNATTGQMIFPVAALIEFISSICTLEPGDMISTGTPSGVGNATGTYLKPGDVLEATIDKIGTLRTPMIAEEPRA; this is encoded by the coding sequence ATGCGACTTTGCCGTTTTCGCCGTGCTGGTTCCGCGGACGACGCTGCCGCTCGATCCGTTGAGATTGGCTTCTACGACGAGCGACAGATCGTGCCGCTGATCGCCGCGGCCGAGGTTCATGCCGACGCCACGCATGGCAAGCTCGCGTTGCCGAAAGGTGCCGAGCAGAGCGACTTGCTCGCCTATCTGCTTCCGGACGGTTCGGGCCGCGCGTTGGCACGGAAAGTGGCCGCCTGGGTCGAGCACAACGCCGACACCGTTACCAAGGGTCTGGGGATACCGACCGCCGAAGTCGAGCTGCTCACGCCGATTCCTCGGCCGAACAAGCTGTTCCTACTGGCCGGCAACTACGCCGATCACATCAAGGAAGGGGGCGGCACCGCCACCGAGCGCGCGCAGACGTTTCCTTATTTCTTCATGAAGCCGCCGTCGACGACCCTGACCGATCCGGGCAAGCCGGTGCAGATTCCGAGCATCTCGCCGGCCACGATCGATTGGGAATTGGAGCTGGGCGTCGTGATCGGCCGGAAGTGCAAGGCCGTCAAAGAGGCCGAAGCGCTCGAGTACGTGGCCGGTTACACCGTGTTCAACGACATTTCGAACCGCAAGTTCCGCCCGAATCCCGGCCGCGTGACGCGGGAAAAAGATGCCTTCTTCGACTGGCTGCACGGCAAGTGGTTCGACGGCTTTTGCCCGTGCGGCCCCTGTGTCACTTCGGCCGACGCGATCGGCGATCCCCAGGCGCTGGCGATGAAGCTCACCTTGAACGGCGACGTAAGACAAAACGCCACGACTGGCCAGATGATCTTTCCCGTCGCGGCGCTGATCGAGTTCATTTCGAGCATCTGCACGCTCGAGCCGGGCGATATGATTTCGACGGGCACCCCCAGCGGCGTCGGCAACGCGACGGGCACCTATCTCAAGCCCGGCGACGTGCTCGAAGCCACGATCGACAAGATCGGCACGCTGCGCACGCCGATGATCGCCGAGGAGCCGCGCGCGTGA